AATCGAAATCATTACCAGAAAAACCAAAAATCCCAGAAAGAGTGTACCGGGAAAATTGATGATTTCCAAAGCGGATAGGCTATCGATTAAAATCGTGGGAAGTAAAGATATAAGTCCTATGATGATATAACGAAGTTTTGCGATATTTTCTTTTCCGTGTTTGATGAATAAATATGCACCGAGTCCGAGTGCCACCGGCAATCCGTAATTAAAAAGCGCAATGACCAGAATCCAGGATTTCGGTGTGCGAAAGAATAATGTGACTATGAATAAAATCGTAAGATAAACTTCGTATCCTAACAAAACCATGTTTCTTTTTATCTTCAGATATTGGTGGAGAAAGTTGATAAAGAAAACAGGAAGACAGATGAGTATCAGAAGCTCGGCCACATAGGACCAGGTGAAATTATCAAATAAGATGTTTCTATGTTGGGTACGGAGCAGTACGTAAATTCCAATAAAGATGGAAAAAAGTGCAAAAAAGAAATTTTCCCCCGTGCGTCCCCGTACAATGGAACCTACAAGAAAGTATATTCCCATAAAAATAAATACATAACCGCAAACCATAGGAAATACTTCGCTGATAAACATCGCTTCGCGTAACGTGCGTTCTTTGCTTATGATCGGTGCGACTTTCAATCCGTTTAAATTGGTCGCAGCGTAGATTCTGATCGCGATTATATTGTTGCCTGCTTTTAAAAGATGAGTAGGAAGGGAATAGATTCTCAGTTTTTGGAAATCGACTTCCAGTTTGGGAAGAACCGATCCGGTTTTGCCCACCAGAGTTCCATTCAAATACAATTCATCTATATCTCTGATCCTTCCCAGTTGGATTGCGATCGGTTCCGTCGGCGTTGTGAAATTTTCAGGGAGTACAAAATTGCAACGATACCAATGATATCCTGTTAGGTTTTCCGTTTTGGAAATTCCGTAGTCCGGAACGGATCTTCTCACCCAAAAACTTTCTTCTACGATTTCATCTCTCCAATCCAGGTTGTCGCCTTTTCGAAACTGCCAGTTATCCACCAGTTTGATGGGTTCGTCCCAGGATGAAATAAAAGCCCCGCAGGATTCCGCCTTAAGTTCAGAAGATAGGAATACTACGAGGAGGGTGGCACCTAACCCCAGTTTTGATAAAAAAGACAAACGCATCATATCGGTTCGACGTTTCGAATTGCCTCTTCGATTTCTTTGAGCTGAGTGGAGATACGGGCATCAATTGCGCCCACGTCGGTTTCAATGATAACACCGCCGCGATCCACACGGGAGTCTTCGTAAATATTGACCTTACGGAGAGATTCCATAAGTTTGATAAGTTCGTCTTTATGAGCCGTTGTAAGTTCAAGATCGGCAAAGTTAACACGAATGTCGATACGATCTCTGTCTTTGATTCGTTTCATAGCTTCGCGTATATTATTGAGAACGATTTCCTTACGTTCGATGATTTCGTCTTTAATTACCTTACGCGCAATGACCAGGATCATTTCCACCATTTGTTTTTCGGAAGCGGCGATCATTTCTTCACGGATGTCGATCGCCTTACCAATGATAGTTCCTAGTCTGTCGATGAGTCGTCTGACTTCCCCTTGGCCTTTTTTGAATCCTACTTCGCGGCCCGCATCATAGCCTTTTTGGTAAGCTTCGTGTTCGATCTCAGCCTGTTTCATTTCGGCTTCTTTGATCATCCTTTCCACTTCCATCTTGGCGCGATCCAGGATTTGTTCCGCTTTGGCACGGCCTGAATCTTCTTCCAGTTTGATTTTCTCTTTCGAGTCCTGGATCATTTGGAAGGCTTTGGTTCTACCTTCGTCTTCGATTTCTTTTGCGTGTTTTTTTGCGTCTTCTAAAAGTTGTCTGACTTGTTCTTCGGTTTCTTGTCTGTATCTTTGGAGTTCCGCCTCGATCTCTTCAATGGAAGGACCTTGGTATTGTTCGATGATATTTCCTTCTTGATCGATTTCAAAATCATCTTGCTCGTCAGTTTTATGAAATTTTTTATACTTATCCGGAAGTTGAATCTCAACTTCTTCTTGTAAGTCGGCAATTTGAATGGGTTTGAATACTAGCTTTGCCATGTCCTTACTTCATTCTCCAAAGTTTCAGTTTACCTTCTTCGATTTCTTCCCGCAAACGATCGAGTACGCCTTTTTGGGCTTCTTCGATCTCAGCCAAAGAAACGGGACCTAACGAGTCCCATTCGACACGGATGTCCTTTGCGAGCCATGCCTCAAGGTTTTCGAAGATGGACTCTTTAAATGAAGTCTCAACTCCTTTCAATGCGCAGGCTATCACTAAAGGATGGATCTCTGAGAAAAAACGAGTGAGACTCGTTCGTCCCAAATAGAGCAGATCCTCCATTCGAAAGTAATGTTCTATTATAGTTTCGGCAAATTCGGGGCTTTTTTTCTGTATTCGGTCGATTAAATTTTGCGTTTGGGAAAAAGGAAGGCGGGTCAGAATCTCGCCCGCTGTTTTGGCTTTGCGGTTTTTCACCTTGGAAACGGGAAGTTTTTTGGAGATTAGGTCGGATTTGAATCGCAGAAACCGTTCCAGTTCGTCCCTCTCCCTTTCCGAATGGAAATCAATCTGGGATATGGCAAAAATAATCTCTTCCCGGATGGGATCGGGATAATCTGCGATCACAAGGGAGGCTTCTTCCGGGTCGGAAAAGGAAAGCAGTCTGGCGATCGTTCTCGGGGATTCTTCCCTTGCCAAATGGGACAATTCTTCTCTCGTCTTTTTCTTCAAAGAATCAAGATAGGATTCATTCGAGGTTTCTTCTTTTAGCATCTCTTCCAAAAACCGAACTAGTTGCTGATCGTCGGATTGATTCGGAAACGACCGGTCGGACTCCCGCGCCTCTGCGGGGGAATACAGGCGGTCTACTGGGATTTCGGAAAGAGACTGCTTTGTGGATGCT
The nucleotide sequence above comes from Leptospira kobayashii. Encoded proteins:
- a CDS encoding sensor histidine kinase, yielding MMRLSFLSKLGLGATLLVVFLSSELKAESCGAFISSWDEPIKLVDNWQFRKGDNLDWRDEIVEESFWVRRSVPDYGISKTENLTGYHWYRCNFVLPENFTTPTEPIAIQLGRIRDIDELYLNGTLVGKTGSVLPKLEVDFQKLRIYSLPTHLLKAGNNIIAIRIYAATNLNGLKVAPIISKERTLREAMFISEVFPMVCGYVFIFMGIYFLVGSIVRGRTGENFFFALFSIFIGIYVLLRTQHRNILFDNFTWSYVAELLILICLPVFFINFLHQYLKIKRNMVLLGYEVYLTILFIVTLFFRTPKSWILVIALFNYGLPVALGLGAYLFIKHGKENIAKLRYIIIGLISLLPTILIDSLSALEIINFPGTLFLGFLVFLVMISIQLSNDMVLGLRNFMDQEKELIQMEKVKTGFLLNLSSEFKSGMEKIYLALDKISRPAPKPKATKTKTKSAKVAVTSTADVIKQAEDHISYMSYMVEEALLLKQLEEKTYQPKWESFHIKELIQSCVSSIENHLGQRRKNTSIEVKPDNLEILQAPELIFAMLRNLVENAYIYTDVKTEVSIEFYNRDGFHYLVVTDEGLGMSQIEMETIFQKFVRGYKESKNEIPGAGIGLTLVQATSNFLGGNVTLKSAEGMGAKFTVKIPEKGKKI
- the fliH gene encoding flagellar assembly protein FliH; the protein is MAKLVFKPIQIADLQEEVEIQLPDKYKKFHKTDEQDDFEIDQEGNIIEQYQGPSIEEIEAELQRYRQETEEQVRQLLEDAKKHAKEIEDEGRTKAFQMIQDSKEKIKLEEDSGRAKAEQILDRAKMEVERMIKEAEMKQAEIEHEAYQKGYDAGREVGFKKGQGEVRRLIDRLGTIIGKAIDIREEMIAASEKQMVEMILVIARKVIKDEIIERKEIVLNNIREAMKRIKDRDRIDIRVNFADLELTTAHKDELIKLMESLRKVNIYEDSRVDRGGVIIETDVGAIDARISTQLKEIEEAIRNVEPI
- a CDS encoding FliG C-terminal domain-containing protein, which encodes MQRNSGKNKAALAYQILGRYLPDSVFDHLRSEEIEKLLEKVNPNSKPTPKEEQNILISFNEFLKGKPTKSKASTKQSLSEIPVDRLYSPAEARESDRSFPNQSDDQQLVRFLEEMLKEETSNESYLDSLKKKTREELSHLAREESPRTIARLLSFSDPEEASLVIADYPDPIREEIIFAISQIDFHSERERDELERFLRFKSDLISKKLPVSKVKNRKAKTAGEILTRLPFSQTQNLIDRIQKKSPEFAETIIEHYFRMEDLLYLGRTSLTRFFSEIHPLVIACALKGVETSFKESIFENLEAWLAKDIRVEWDSLGPVSLAEIEEAQKGVLDRLREEIEEGKLKLWRMK